A stretch of the Comamonas testosteroni TK102 genome encodes the following:
- the recG gene encoding ATP-dependent DNA helicase RecG, whose protein sequence is MSKKPVAEPKSAAKRAGTREKKAGTDRDAAPKKTLSPAQQALLKMGLTRDIDLALHLPLRYEDETRIVPLKNARDGETVQIEATVTHSEVQLRPRRMLKVTVDDGSSTCVLTFFSFYPSQQKTMAPGARLRIRGEVKGGFWGRQMMHPAFRVAGGELPTALTPVYPASASLPQAYLRRAIASALLRADLSETLPPEQSPPIAQFYGQDGLQPAYDLRNALTFLHHPTPDVALVTLEDHSHPAWQRLKAEELLAQQLSQYEAKRERARLRAPVLRPQAGMADLTQQFLAQLPFGLTGAQQRVVGEIRADMERRIPMHRLLQGDVGSGKTVVAALSAVACIEAGWQCALMAPTEILAEQHFGKLVGWLEPILAPLGKKVAWLAGAQKKKERAAMLALVESGEAALVVGTHAVIQEQVQFKNLALAVIDEQHRFGVAQRLALRQKLAATGMEPHLLMMSATPIPRTLAMSYYADLDVSTIDELPPGRTPIVTKLISDSRKDEVIERIGAQVASGRQVYWVCPLIEESEALDLSNATATHEYLSETLPGVMVGLLHSRMPTAEKKAVMELFSAGVMGVLVSTTVIEVGVDVPNASLMVIEHSERFGLSQLHQLRGRVGRGAAASACVLLYSVNDNGRLSDTGKERLRAMAETNDGFEIARRDLEIRGPGEFLGARQSGAPMLRFADLEQDVLLLDWARELAPLMLEQFPALAARHVSRWLGGKAEYLKA, encoded by the coding sequence GTGTCAAAAAAGCCTGTTGCCGAGCCTAAGTCTGCTGCCAAGCGCGCTGGCACTCGTGAAAAAAAGGCGGGCACGGATCGGGATGCCGCTCCCAAAAAGACCCTCAGCCCTGCGCAGCAGGCCCTATTGAAGATGGGGCTGACACGCGATATCGACCTGGCTCTGCACCTGCCGCTGCGCTATGAGGACGAAACCCGCATCGTGCCGCTGAAGAACGCGCGCGATGGCGAGACGGTGCAGATCGAAGCCACGGTCACGCACAGCGAGGTGCAACTGCGTCCGCGACGCATGCTCAAGGTCACCGTGGATGATGGCAGCAGCACCTGTGTGCTGACCTTCTTCAGTTTCTACCCGTCGCAGCAAAAGACCATGGCGCCGGGCGCGCGCCTGCGCATCCGCGGCGAAGTCAAGGGCGGTTTCTGGGGACGGCAGATGATGCACCCCGCGTTCCGGGTGGCAGGCGGAGAGCTGCCCACGGCGCTGACTCCGGTCTATCCCGCCAGCGCAAGCCTGCCCCAGGCCTATCTGCGCAGGGCCATTGCTTCGGCGCTGCTGCGTGCCGACCTGTCCGAGACCTTGCCTCCGGAGCAGTCGCCTCCCATTGCGCAGTTCTATGGTCAGGATGGGCTTCAGCCCGCATATGACTTGCGCAATGCGCTCACTTTTCTGCATCACCCAACGCCCGATGTGGCACTGGTCACGCTGGAGGACCATTCCCATCCTGCCTGGCAAAGGCTCAAGGCCGAAGAGCTGCTGGCCCAGCAACTGTCCCAGTACGAGGCCAAGCGCGAGCGCGCCCGCTTGCGCGCGCCCGTGCTCAGGCCGCAGGCCGGGATGGCGGATCTGACCCAGCAGTTTCTGGCGCAGCTGCCGTTTGGCCTGACGGGGGCGCAGCAGCGCGTGGTGGGCGAGATTCGGGCCGATATGGAGCGCCGCATTCCCATGCACCGTTTGCTGCAGGGCGATGTGGGCTCTGGCAAGACGGTGGTGGCGGCCTTGTCTGCCGTGGCCTGTATCGAGGCCGGCTGGCAGTGCGCATTGATGGCGCCCACCGAGATTCTGGCCGAGCAGCATTTTGGCAAGCTGGTCGGCTGGCTGGAGCCGATTCTGGCGCCGCTGGGCAAAAAGGTCGCCTGGCTGGCGGGTGCCCAGAAAAAGAAGGAGCGTGCCGCGATGCTGGCGCTGGTGGAAAGCGGCGAGGCGGCGCTGGTCGTGGGCACCCATGCCGTGATTCAGGAGCAGGTCCAGTTCAAGAACCTGGCCCTGGCCGTGATCGACGAGCAGCATCGCTTTGGCGTGGCCCAGCGTCTGGCGCTGCGGCAAAAGCTCGCAGCCACGGGCATGGAGCCGCATTTGCTGATGATGAGCGCCACGCCGATTCCGCGCACGCTGGCCATGAGCTATTACGCCGACCTCGATGTCTCCACCATCGACGAGCTGCCGCCCGGGCGCACGCCCATCGTCACCAAGCTGATCTCGGACAGCCGCAAGGACGAGGTGATCGAGCGCATCGGCGCCCAGGTCGCCAGCGGGCGCCAGGTCTACTGGGTCTGCCCGCTGATCGAGGAGAGCGAAGCGCTGGATCTGTCGAATGCCACGGCGACCCACGAATATTTGAGCGAAACGCTGCCCGGGGTCATGGTGGGCCTGCTGCACTCGCGCATGCCCACGGCCGAGAAAAAGGCTGTGATGGAGCTGTTTTCGGCCGGCGTCATGGGTGTGCTGGTGTCCACCACCGTGATTGAAGTCGGTGTGGACGTGCCCAATGCCTCGCTGATGGTCATCGAGCACTCGGAGCGCTTCGGCCTGTCTCAGCTGCACCAGCTGCGCGGCCGCGTGGGGCGCGGCGCCGCGGCTTCGGCCTGCGTGCTGCTGTATTCGGTCAATGACAACGGGCGCCTGTCCGATACCGGCAAGGAGCGCCTGCGGGCCATGGCCGAGACGAATGACGGTTTCGAGATCGCGAGGCGGGATCTGGAGATTCGCGGTCCGGGCGAGTTCCTCGGCGCGCGGCAGTCCGGCGCTCCCATGTTGCGCTTTGCCGATCTGGAGCAGGATGTGCTGCTGCTGGACTGGGCGCGCGAGCTGGCACCGCTTATGCTTGAGCAATTTCCTGCACTGGCGGCACGCCATGTCAGCCGCTGGCTGGGTGGCAAGGCCGAGTATCTGAAGGCCTGA
- a CDS encoding HD-GYP domain-containing protein, whose protein sequence is MLKRVDVEHLRPGMFVHEFCGSWMEHPFLRASLLLEQPRDLERLLATTIRQVWIDTGRGADIAPDITPAEVCEAPDDEAAPSSPARLTRTSVELQQARQIIGQARDVLKTMFRDVRLGRPLDLPASGQLVDEMAESIKRNPHALISLARLKTADNYSYMHSIAVCALMIGLARRMGLDEHQVHLAGVAGLLHDIGKSKVPLDVLNKPGALDAEEWVIMRSHPRWGYELLLPQGLDDAVTDACLHHHEKVDGTGYPDGLKQDDISLMARMTAVCDVYDAITSDRPYKQGWHPAIALQRMAQWAPHHFDKAIFEQFVQTVGIYPLGSLVRLQSQHLAVVLDVSPNCLLTPKVRRFYCLSQQRRITPEILDLACPHANDSIVGREDPADWPFRNLNELWTPAAAQP, encoded by the coding sequence ATGTTGAAGCGAGTTGATGTCGAGCACCTCCGCCCAGGAATGTTCGTGCACGAGTTCTGTGGCTCGTGGATGGAGCATCCCTTTTTGCGTGCCAGCCTCCTGCTCGAACAGCCCAGGGACCTGGAACGCCTGCTTGCCACCACCATCCGCCAGGTGTGGATAGACACCGGCAGAGGCGCCGACATCGCTCCCGACATCACGCCGGCCGAGGTCTGCGAGGCGCCAGACGATGAAGCGGCGCCGAGCTCGCCTGCACGGCTCACCAGAACCAGCGTGGAGTTGCAGCAGGCCCGCCAGATCATCGGGCAGGCGCGCGATGTGCTGAAGACCATGTTCAGGGACGTTCGCCTGGGCCGTCCGCTGGACCTGCCAGCCTCAGGCCAACTGGTCGACGAGATGGCGGAGTCGATCAAGCGCAACCCCCATGCTCTGATCAGCCTGGCGCGCCTGAAAACTGCGGACAACTACTCCTATATGCACAGCATCGCGGTATGCGCCCTGATGATAGGTCTGGCGCGCCGCATGGGCCTGGACGAACACCAGGTGCATCTGGCGGGCGTCGCGGGCCTGCTGCACGACATCGGCAAGAGCAAAGTGCCTCTGGACGTGCTCAACAAGCCAGGGGCGCTGGATGCCGAGGAATGGGTCATCATGAGGTCCCACCCTCGCTGGGGCTACGAACTCCTGCTGCCTCAGGGTCTGGATGATGCCGTCACCGATGCCTGCCTGCATCACCACGAAAAAGTCGACGGCACGGGCTATCCCGACGGCCTGAAGCAGGACGACATCAGTCTGATGGCGCGCATGACGGCCGTCTGCGATGTCTATGACGCCATCACCTCGGATCGCCCCTACAAGCAGGGCTGGCACCCGGCCATCGCGCTGCAGCGCATGGCGCAATGGGCGCCCCACCACTTCGACAAGGCCATCTTCGAGCAGTTTGTCCAGACAGTGGGCATCTACCCGCTGGGCTCGCTGGTGCGGCTGCAGTCTCAGCATCTTGCCGTGGTGCTGGATGTCTCGCCGAACTGCCTGCTGACTCCGAAGGTACGGCGCTTTTACTGCCTCAGCCAGCAGCGCCGCATCACGCCCGAGATTCTCGACCTGGCCTGCCCACATGCCAACGACAGCATTGTCGGGCGCGAAGACCCTGCCGACTGGCCCTTCAGGAATCTCAACGAGCTCTGGACCCCAGCTGCTGCTCAGCCCTGA
- a CDS encoding phosphatase PAP2 family protein — MLAVVEPLVLLVQWVDGHAIRMLLLLLLAAACMLRWRAQGRAAWLWQDRRADPRPGGNWLLAVAGLAAIALALLIIGVQQSQSLQPQQGLMALDLKLQNAVSAGLPPSLQPLVRGWTMLGDLRVMGLLGLVVGLWLLWRRQGLQLLGWVVAVAGTGLWVRFLKATMQRERPLDGLVHEAGFSFPSGHSAGTAAIFGMLAWLVARRLPPRWRAWVFAAAVLLALSTGLSRVLLSVHHASDVLAGLCLGLGWTALVLWLTDRVEHGGGALRAVQAEAQLPLR; from the coding sequence GTGCTTGCTGTGGTGGAACCCTTGGTCTTGCTGGTGCAGTGGGTGGACGGACATGCCATCAGGATGTTGCTGCTGCTGTTGCTGGCTGCGGCCTGCATGCTGCGCTGGCGTGCACAGGGCCGGGCCGCGTGGCTGTGGCAGGACCGCCGCGCGGATCCCAGGCCTGGCGGCAACTGGCTGCTGGCGGTGGCAGGGCTGGCTGCCATTGCTCTGGCCCTGCTGATCATCGGCGTGCAGCAGTCACAGTCCCTTCAGCCGCAGCAGGGGCTGATGGCCCTGGACCTGAAGCTGCAGAACGCGGTGAGCGCAGGCCTGCCGCCCAGTCTGCAGCCCCTGGTGCGGGGCTGGACCATGCTCGGGGATTTGCGCGTCATGGGGCTGCTGGGCCTGGTCGTGGGCCTGTGGCTGCTGTGGCGACGCCAGGGCCTGCAACTGCTGGGCTGGGTGGTTGCCGTGGCCGGCACGGGACTGTGGGTGCGCTTCCTCAAGGCAACCATGCAGCGCGAGCGTCCGCTGGACGGTCTGGTGCATGAGGCCGGCTTCAGCTTTCCCAGCGGTCATAGCGCAGGCACGGCCGCGATTTTCGGCATGCTGGCCTGGCTGGTCGCTCGTCGACTGCCGCCGCGCTGGCGGGCCTGGGTCTTTGCGGCGGCAGTGCTGCTGGCCCTGAGCACGGGCTTGAGCCGCGTGCTGCTGTCCGTGCACCATGCCAGCGATGTGCTGGCGGGTCTGTGCCTGGGTCTGGGCTGGACGGCTCTGGTGCTCTGGCTGACAGACCGTGTCGAGCATGGGGGTGGCGCCCTGCGGGCGGTGCAGGCCGAGGCACAATTGCCCCTGCGCTGA
- a CDS encoding LysR substrate-binding domain-containing protein, with translation MTLTELKYIVAVAREKHFGRAAEACYVSQPTLSVAIKKLEEELDVKIFERSAGEVSVTSLGEEIVRQAQSVLEQANEIKEIAKRGKDPLSGVLTLGVIYTIGPYLLPDLVRNSINMTPQMPLMLQENFTVKLLEMLRTGEIDCAIMAEPFPDTGLALAPLYDEPFMAAVPSTHPLAQKKSLSTTDLKNETMLLLGAGHCFRDHVLEVCPEFARYASNSEGIRRTFEGSSLETIKYMVAAGMGVTLVPRLSVPEDALAPIERRRRADEPHIRYLPIHEEDGIAPPTRRVVLAWRRSFTRYEAIAALRNAVYACPLPGVQRLSQ, from the coding sequence ATGACTCTTACCGAATTGAAGTACATCGTGGCCGTTGCGCGGGAGAAGCACTTTGGCCGCGCAGCCGAAGCCTGCTATGTGTCCCAGCCTACGCTGTCCGTGGCGATCAAGAAGCTGGAGGAAGAGCTGGATGTCAAGATTTTCGAGCGCAGTGCCGGCGAAGTCTCGGTCACCTCGCTGGGCGAGGAGATCGTGCGCCAGGCGCAAAGCGTGCTGGAGCAGGCCAACGAGATCAAGGAAATCGCCAAGCGCGGCAAGGACCCGCTGTCCGGCGTTCTGACCCTGGGCGTGATCTACACCATCGGCCCCTATCTGCTTCCCGATCTGGTGCGCAACTCCATCAATATGACGCCGCAGATGCCGCTGATGCTGCAGGAGAACTTCACAGTCAAGCTGCTGGAGATGCTGCGCACCGGCGAGATCGACTGCGCCATCATGGCCGAGCCCTTCCCGGATACCGGCCTGGCACTGGCGCCGCTTTACGACGAGCCCTTCATGGCCGCCGTGCCCAGCACCCACCCGCTGGCGCAGAAGAAGAGCCTGTCCACCACGGATCTCAAGAACGAGACCATGCTGCTGCTGGGCGCGGGTCACTGCTTCCGCGACCATGTGCTCGAGGTCTGCCCCGAATTCGCGCGCTATGCCAGCAACTCCGAGGGCATTCGCCGCACCTTCGAAGGCTCCTCGCTGGAAACCATCAAATACATGGTGGCCGCCGGCATGGGCGTGACCCTGGTGCCGCGACTGTCCGTGCCCGAGGATGCGCTGGCTCCCATTGAGCGCCGTCGCCGCGCCGATGAGCCTCATATCCGCTATCTTCCGATTCATGAGGAAGACGGCATTGCGCCGCCCACCCGCCGTGTGGTGCTGGCCTGGCGGCGCAGCTTCACGCGCTACGAGGCGATTGCCGCATTGCGCAATGCCGTCTACGCCTGCCCGCTGCCGGGAGTGCAGCGTCTGTCGCAGTAA
- a CDS encoding Dps family protein, which yields MTKQGKDKSQKTKSDGAPQVPAGIHIGISDEDRAAIAKGLSALLADTYTLYLTTHNFHWNVTGPMFNTLHTMFMAQYTELWNAVDPVAERIRALGHHAPGSYAQFGKLTSLPDAPAQPPKALEMVRILVQGHEAVARTARQLFPRADKAGDEPTADLLTQRLAVHEQTAWMLRSLLEE from the coding sequence ATGACCAAGCAAGGCAAGGACAAATCGCAGAAAACAAAGTCGGACGGCGCGCCGCAGGTGCCCGCCGGCATCCACATCGGCATCAGCGACGAGGACCGCGCCGCCATCGCCAAGGGGCTGTCGGCGCTGTTGGCCGACACCTATACGCTGTACCTGACCACGCACAACTTCCACTGGAATGTCACGGGACCCATGTTCAACACGCTGCACACCATGTTCATGGCGCAGTACACCGAGCTGTGGAATGCCGTCGATCCCGTGGCAGAGCGCATCCGCGCACTGGGCCACCATGCGCCTGGCTCCTATGCCCAGTTCGGCAAGCTCACCAGCCTGCCCGACGCACCGGCCCAGCCGCCCAAGGCCCTGGAGATGGTGCGCATCCTGGTGCAGGGGCACGAGGCCGTGGCGCGCACGGCTCGCCAGCTGTTTCCCCGTGCCGACAAGGCCGGCGACGAGCCTACGGCCGATCTGCTGACCCAGCGTCTGGCCGTGCACGAGCAGACCGCCTGGATGCTGCGCTCCCTGCTCGAAGAGTGA
- a CDS encoding DMT family transporter, whose amino-acid sequence MSQIATDMLPRWLSPTLSTSAQSAIRGVLLTIFACALFAVLDSATKFSGKLLPVLMVLWLRFMAQALVTSLLVLPRHGLSALKTRNLKFQLLRAISGLLTTVCAFFCIQNMPLANFTAIWSAAPLFIVVASALFFKEQVSPARWSLLVIGLLAVIAIVRPENDGQALGLAALWPVGLLISGTTYQVLGSRLSRLDSPPTTQLYSTWLPILLTTPLVGLVWQPIDHWQIYAAAAVMGLCSGIGHLMLLQAYTHATPATVAPFLYSQIGFAMLMGWLFFGQLPDSTSLIGMAVVTLSGLMGVWLGIREKR is encoded by the coding sequence TTGTCGCAAATCGCAACGGACATGCTACCCCGCTGGCTCTCTCCCACACTTTCCACGTCAGCGCAGTCTGCCATTCGCGGTGTTCTGCTCACCATATTCGCCTGTGCGCTGTTTGCAGTTCTGGATAGCGCCACCAAGTTCAGCGGCAAGCTGCTGCCGGTGCTCATGGTGCTGTGGCTGCGCTTCATGGCCCAGGCCCTTGTCACCAGCTTGCTGGTTTTGCCCCGGCATGGCCTGTCGGCACTGAAAACCCGGAACCTGAAGTTTCAGCTGCTGCGCGCGATCTCAGGGCTGTTGACCACGGTCTGCGCCTTTTTCTGCATACAGAACATGCCCCTGGCCAATTTCACGGCCATCTGGTCTGCAGCCCCGCTGTTCATCGTGGTCGCATCGGCACTCTTCTTCAAGGAACAGGTCAGCCCTGCACGCTGGTCACTGCTGGTGATCGGTCTGCTGGCCGTGATTGCCATTGTGCGGCCGGAAAATGACGGCCAGGCCCTGGGTCTGGCCGCCCTGTGGCCCGTGGGTCTGCTGATATCCGGCACCACCTACCAGGTACTGGGAAGCCGTCTGTCGCGCCTGGACTCGCCTCCGACCACCCAGCTTTACTCCACCTGGCTGCCGATACTGCTGACCACGCCGCTGGTCGGCCTGGTATGGCAGCCCATCGATCACTGGCAGATCTACGCGGCAGCGGCCGTGATGGGGCTTTGCAGCGGCATCGGCCACCTGATGCTGCTGCAGGCATACACCCACGCCACGCCTGCGACTGTCGCCCCGTTTCTCTACAGCCAGATCGGCTTCGCCATGCTGATGGGCTGGCTGTTTTTTGGACAGCTTCCCGACAGCACATCGCTGATCGGCATGGCGGTGGTGACGCTCAGCGGCCTGATGGGTGTCTGGCTGGGTATCCGGGAAAAACGCTGA
- a CDS encoding Wzz/FepE/Etk N-terminal domain-containing protein, translated as MEVQTPQDEELDLLDLLVTLAENWKILIFGPLLAGIAAYGIGLVIPKTYESSASVQVERAGSSFTAPMAASLAMSADVLHQIAPVAGLDDGLTKEEIYKKLSKRITVNVGKQDKLLNIATQAKSPEAAQKLNQALLDTLFPLSKPRGLEKKQLEVQLASEKTRLEESLKLEHETSANLSSGKSVTEATSRLYGELLTANSNRQKGILDMERRLGGLDNDDVIQMPTLPERSIKPKKPMLAIGAAVGTGFLLLLFVFIRQALRTAKESSPEQAEKIARIRNAMPW; from the coding sequence ATGGAAGTTCAAACCCCACAAGATGAAGAGTTGGATCTGCTGGATCTGTTGGTCACTCTCGCGGAAAACTGGAAGATTCTGATTTTCGGTCCGCTGCTGGCGGGCATCGCAGCCTACGGCATCGGTCTGGTGATCCCCAAGACCTACGAAAGCAGCGCATCGGTTCAGGTGGAGCGTGCCGGCTCCAGCTTTACCGCCCCCATGGCCGCCAGCCTGGCCATGTCCGCAGACGTGCTGCACCAGATTGCTCCCGTGGCGGGCCTGGACGATGGCCTGACCAAGGAAGAGATCTATAAAAAGCTCAGCAAGCGCATCACGGTCAATGTCGGCAAGCAGGACAAGCTGCTGAATATTGCAACACAGGCCAAGTCGCCCGAAGCGGCTCAAAAGCTCAACCAGGCACTGCTGGACACCCTGTTTCCCCTGAGCAAGCCACGCGGTCTGGAAAAAAAGCAGCTCGAAGTGCAACTGGCTTCCGAGAAGACACGCCTGGAGGAGTCGCTCAAGCTTGAGCATGAAACTTCCGCCAATCTCTCCTCCGGCAAAAGTGTCACCGAAGCCACCAGCCGCCTCTATGGCGAACTGCTGACCGCCAACAGCAACCGCCAGAAGGGGATTCTGGACATGGAGCGTCGCCTCGGCGGTCTGGACAACGACGACGTGATCCAGATGCCAACCCTGCCCGAGCGCTCCATCAAGCCCAAGAAGCCCATGCTGGCCATTGGTGCGGCCGTGGGCACCGGTTTCCTGCTGCTGCTGTTTGTCTTCATCCGGCAGGCGCTTCGCACCGCCAAAGAGTCCTCGCCCGAGCAGGCCGAGAAAATTGCGCGCATTCGTAACGCCATGCCCTGGTAA
- the queA gene encoding tRNA preQ1(34) S-adenosylmethionine ribosyltransferase-isomerase QueA, with translation MSSSTREFTLSDFDFDLPESLIAQHPTAVRSASRLLDGRSLPATDRIFRELPDLLQPGDLLVFNDTKVIKARVFGEKASGGKIELLVERVLQNNEVVAHMRVSKKPLPGAKIHLCGGLRNGGFEATLLGRWPDENGPLFHLSFKGNQGESPYELLEQFGHLPLPPYIERQQNAEHDPDEKEDSERYQTVFAAHPGAVAAPTAALHFDETVLAALQAKGVERASVTLHVGAGTFQPVKTENLADHTMHSEWYDIPLPTLAAMERCRQRGGRIIAVGTTTVRTLESWAKYGNITGDTSIFITPGFQYQVVDMLITNFHLPKSTLMMLVSAFAGYEHIMAMYQHAIAQHYRFFSYGDSMLLERQR, from the coding sequence ATGTCTTCCAGCACCCGTGAATTCACACTCAGCGATTTCGACTTCGACCTGCCCGAATCCCTGATTGCCCAGCATCCCACCGCCGTTCGCAGCGCCTCGCGCCTGCTTGATGGCCGCAGCCTTCCCGCCACCGACCGCATCTTCCGCGAACTGCCCGATCTGCTGCAGCCCGGCGACCTGCTGGTCTTCAACGACACCAAGGTCATCAAGGCACGCGTCTTCGGCGAAAAAGCCAGCGGCGGCAAGATCGAACTGCTGGTCGAGCGCGTGCTGCAGAACAACGAAGTCGTGGCCCACATGCGCGTGAGCAAGAAGCCCTTGCCCGGTGCCAAGATCCATCTTTGCGGCGGCCTCAGGAATGGCGGTTTCGAAGCCACGCTGCTGGGCCGCTGGCCGGACGAGAACGGGCCGCTGTTCCATCTTTCCTTCAAGGGCAACCAGGGCGAGTCGCCCTATGAATTGCTGGAGCAGTTCGGCCACCTGCCGCTGCCGCCCTATATCGAGCGCCAGCAGAACGCCGAGCATGATCCTGATGAAAAGGAAGACAGCGAGCGCTACCAGACCGTGTTCGCTGCCCACCCCGGCGCCGTGGCCGCACCCACCGCAGCCCTGCATTTCGACGAGACGGTGCTCGCCGCCCTGCAAGCCAAGGGCGTGGAGCGCGCCAGCGTCACCCTGCATGTGGGTGCCGGTACCTTCCAGCCCGTGAAGACCGAAAACCTTGCCGACCACACCATGCACAGCGAGTGGTACGACATTCCCCTGCCCACATTGGCCGCCATGGAGCGCTGCCGCCAGCGCGGCGGTCGCATCATTGCCGTGGGAACCACCACGGTGCGCACGCTGGAGTCCTGGGCCAAGTACGGCAATATCACCGGCGACACCAGCATCTTCATCACCCCGGGCTTTCAGTACCAGGTGGTGGACATGCTGATCACCAACTTCCATCTGCCCAAAAGCACGCTGATGATGCTGGTCAGCGCCTTTGCGGGCTACGAGCACATCATGGCCATGTACCAGCATGCGATTGCCCAGCACTACCGCTTCTTCAGCTATGGCGACTCCATGCTGCTGGAGCGCCAGCGCTGA